In one window of Verrucomicrobiia bacterium DNA:
- a CDS encoding DUF1844 domain-containing protein, whose translation MAEVQKSPTSSSEMQSRFIEFVLMHAQNILFLLGRIPTPDGGQPQVNLELARIFIDQLEMIQSKTQGNLTSQESEVLQNALANVRLVFVETAKGSPAPSQPSPPSSSSVSETKIASPESSKKDDEDGDEENKKRFTKKYG comes from the coding sequence ATGGCTGAAGTTCAAAAATCTCCTACCTCATCGAGCGAAATGCAATCGCGATTTATTGAATTCGTTTTAATGCATGCGCAAAATATTCTTTTTTTACTAGGACGCATTCCTACGCCCGATGGCGGACAGCCGCAAGTTAATTTAGAATTAGCTCGCATTTTCATTGATCAACTCGAAATGATTCAATCCAAAACCCAAGGCAATCTCACCTCTCAAGAAAGTGAAGTTTTACAAAATGCACTAGCCAATGTTCGGTTGGTTTTTGTGGAAACTGCTAAAGGAAGCCCTGCTCCATCTCAACCTTCTCCACCCTCTTCCTCATCGGTTTCCGAAACCAAAATTGCATCCCCTGAATCCTCTAAAAAAGATGACGAAGACGGCGATGAAGAAAATAAAAAACGATTTACTAAAAAATACGGTTAG
- a CDS encoding insulinase family protein — MRAKTVVWTAGCGLWIIMNFQMALFGTPPASSSSTALQIPESKTSQFTFDNGLTLIVREDRSAPVVSVQAWCRTGSIHEDQWIGAGLSHILEHMLFKGTQTRGLSEIAQTVQGVGGYMNAYTSFDRTVFYVDAPSSGWKTLLDILTDAIFNSTLPEGEYAKEQEVIRREFAMGFDNPDRMASELMFETAYREHPYRYPVIGYLDIYNRLTRQDVLDYYHARYAPNNLTFIVVGDVSFSEVKKYLEPLVKQEKRRVCKEIFIPKEPEQLGRREQHQEFNTSLTQLRLSYHIPSITHPDVYALDLLSVVLGQGRSSRLDQEILEKRALVHSIGAFSFTPGEAGLFAISAVCDVDKREEAQQAILNEIEQVKKSPISTLELEKARKQALASHLNQLQTMSGQAADIGSSWFVANDLNFSENYLKKIQAVTAADVQCVAKTYFNDDNLTIVSLNPKGSLSPAAHVVSATNEVASLSMETHQLSNGIPVIIGQNDRLPLASVRISFKSGTLFETPTNQGITHLTAQSLLKGTKNRTAEQIANELENLGGNIDVDSGFNTTSLQVDVLKSDLNQGIALAADVLLHPQFPEEEVKKEKLLQLAALQQEKDEPMAVCRNLLRRHLFLDGAYGRNPLGTPESISSLNAEMIKVFYQKLCVSSNLAIAVFGAVDKKQVLTELEKHFSSVPQKPLPTSTAAAPSDLSTNLQVYEAIDKSQAIVQIGFRGVSVTDPDRPALDLLEEALSDLGSRLFIKIREEQGLAYFVGAAQRIGLKPGYFIFYAGTDPVKADKVTHDLLEEIRILAEHGLSPEEVQRAKAKLLGAQKMARQSNGGFAQLTVLDTLYGLGANFYQQYETKIQSLTPEDIAAVAKKYFSQKHYVVAVVKPQTP; from the coding sequence GGTTGACGCTGATTGTTCGTGAAGACCGCTCGGCTCCGGTGGTTTCCGTGCAAGCGTGGTGTCGGACGGGCAGTATTCATGAAGATCAATGGATAGGCGCTGGTCTATCTCATATTTTGGAACATATGCTTTTTAAAGGCACCCAAACTCGCGGCCTTTCGGAAATTGCGCAAACGGTGCAAGGAGTGGGAGGCTATATGAATGCTTACACTTCTTTCGATCGCACTGTTTTCTATGTCGATGCGCCAAGTTCAGGCTGGAAAACGTTGTTGGATATTTTAACCGATGCCATATTTAACTCCACGCTGCCCGAAGGAGAATATGCTAAAGAACAAGAAGTGATTCGTCGCGAGTTTGCGATGGGTTTCGACAATCCTGATCGCATGGCTTCGGAGCTCATGTTTGAAACCGCCTATCGCGAACATCCTTATCGTTATCCCGTGATCGGTTATTTGGATATTTACAATCGTCTTACGCGCCAAGATGTTCTTGATTACTATCACGCTCGCTATGCACCCAATAATTTAACCTTTATTGTTGTTGGGGATGTTTCGTTTTCAGAAGTCAAAAAATATCTGGAACCTTTGGTGAAACAGGAAAAGCGTCGCGTTTGTAAAGAAATTTTCATTCCTAAAGAGCCGGAACAACTCGGCCGACGCGAACAACATCAGGAATTTAACACTTCACTCACTCAACTTCGTTTGTCTTACCATATTCCTTCCATTACGCATCCCGATGTTTATGCGCTTGATTTGTTAAGTGTCGTGCTAGGACAAGGACGAAGCTCACGATTGGATCAGGAAATTTTAGAAAAACGCGCGTTGGTTCATTCCATTGGCGCTTTTTCTTTTACGCCTGGAGAAGCAGGCTTATTTGCCATAAGCGCTGTGTGCGATGTCGATAAACGGGAAGAAGCGCAACAAGCTATTTTAAACGAAATCGAGCAAGTTAAAAAATCACCCATTTCCACATTAGAATTGGAGAAAGCGCGCAAACAAGCGTTGGCATCCCATTTGAATCAATTGCAAACCATGTCAGGTCAAGCTGCGGACATCGGCTCCAGTTGGTTTGTCGCGAATGATCTCAATTTTTCCGAAAATTATCTTAAAAAGATTCAAGCCGTAACTGCTGCCGATGTCCAATGCGTGGCAAAAACTTATTTTAATGACGACAATTTAACCATCGTCTCTTTGAATCCTAAAGGTTCTTTATCGCCCGCAGCTCATGTGGTTTCCGCCACTAATGAAGTTGCTTCGTTATCCATGGAAACGCATCAACTCAGCAACGGCATTCCCGTAATCATCGGTCAAAATGATCGTTTGCCTTTAGCTTCGGTAAGAATTTCCTTTAAATCCGGCACGCTATTTGAAACCCCAACCAATCAGGGCATCACTCATCTTACCGCTCAATCCTTACTCAAGGGCACAAAAAATCGCACTGCAGAACAAATCGCCAATGAACTGGAAAATCTCGGTGGCAATATTGATGTCGATAGCGGTTTTAACACCACCAGTTTGCAAGTGGATGTTTTGAAATCGGATCTCAATCAAGGCATCGCACTTGCCGCGGACGTGCTGCTTCATCCTCAATTTCCTGAAGAAGAAGTAAAAAAAGAAAAACTTTTACAACTGGCCGCGCTTCAACAAGAAAAAGATGAACCCATGGCAGTTTGTCGCAATCTTTTAAGACGCCACCTTTTCCTTGATGGCGCTTATGGAAGAAATCCCTTAGGCACCCCGGAAAGCATCAGTTCACTAAATGCCGAAATGATAAAAGTTTTTTATCAAAAACTCTGTGTTTCTTCTAATCTCGCTATTGCCGTATTTGGCGCTGTAGATAAAAAACAAGTCTTAACAGAACTGGAAAAACATTTTTCTTCTGTGCCCCAAAAACCGTTGCCAACGTCTACTGCCGCCGCGCCGTCTGATTTATCTACCAACCTTCAAGTCTATGAAGCGATTGATAAATCTCAGGCCATTGTTCAAATTGGATTTCGAGGAGTTTCCGTTACCGATCCTGATCGGCCCGCGTTAGATCTTTTAGAAGAAGCTTTGTCCGATTTAGGTTCGCGCCTTTTTATTAAAATTCGCGAAGAGCAAGGACTTGCTTATTTTGTAGGCGCCGCGCAACGCATTGGATTGAAACCTGGCTATTTTATTTTTTACGCTGGAACGGATCCAGTAAAAGCCGATAAAGTCACTCACGATTTATTGGAAGAAATCCGTATTTTAGCAGAACACGGTTTAAGTCCAGAAGAAGTACAACGCGCTAAAGCTAAACTGCTCGGCGCCCAAAAAATGGCCCGTCAAAGCAATGGAGGCTTTGCGCAACTCACTGTTTTGGATACTTTATATGGGTTAGGCGCCAATTTTTATCAGCAATATGAAACAAAAATTCAATCGCTTACTCCAGAAGACATTGCTGCCGTTGCTAAAAAATATTTTTCACAAAAACATTATGTTGTGGCCGTGGTAAAACCTCAAACCCCTTAA